From the genome of Pelobacter propionicus DSM 2379, one region includes:
- a CDS encoding reverse transcriptase domain-containing protein translates to MSIDQLAHQLHDVFAASKKAYAVQDNDGYKTKYARLSPYTIRRMLQNKLSIMTYQMVNMSDVKWLCLDFDMPNQVIGEGAEPKKDLLKDLLQVVKGACVQLDALSISYLVEFSGNRGFHIWIILDRYISKAFGYEINTKIMELIDITEPFSVDLFPTTAKISKEGIGKGVKLPCSCHVKSGCYSFLISNVYEADTINIYKNELNNTFIDSQISILNDLKRQNPKEIMNALGLSEQLVDRRSYDKFIKTSSITVTGDDEVSIDSVLNDLSGCSFLKAILKNYRLGLTEKERVIIVGLLSKIQSDNDPFFGNKLLEELFSRMPNYRPELTRKKLECLKLQPVTCEYLRHFRSDEKCSCLDGTKKSPIEHIRGVAIADNDPFAYEPMETEKVITAASKYTYQNDEVAMPTVLLKLEDMKGNNLEAVWHSVLHEVRPLKKFYTFRRQEEDKVRILITLTAKEKVLTKLAIKALHAFYYPGFSDCSYGYRFNYSLSNNNLFYPWLQQWNIFTKEIKNIVDDENAESMYVVKLDIKGFYSNIDREMLRIKLVDGPTDEIRVAFKSLGETEIDKIKVLASWFISICDATVEGKKGVPQGPAFARYLAELYLMDFDRFIERMVSGSLGRYFRYVDDVFVFVDTEAEAASILAYATNFLKSLGLHLSHGKCFVGTIAQYKPEISRYFSRAKYVVDHAKLQTDHSGKITNAITTLFSLLRNDGDGGQINESNLPFFLTHLSQHRLVHERLVKLEEYVLRMNRGRGSLFRNFFKRYIETTTNSLRHVDDLQALTGGLKREVFISSILSKIISGGDVSAYKNELRGVLTKYAMSQDLTVVEKELLGVIMLHDQDICDVEFLSKISPTLLSEIMQVPIAKNIPPAVVPYIAARIVGLEATDFLRSAYSMVRTTKLENVVAYRELGATFLKKFINDMGANQPTDYKFEFIQSVDDAQKFHHLLAFFTVIVEDVEVTFEAIINVWHAFMYFLNNRQLDYGKKLDQDSWLVEWDKIELLPGKVTSLLTLSLTDGFVKGYNCELRLYEAFYKNIVILMVVNEPSNGISIMEGISSPLAEVLERDKRLYLKWIIEGGKTVQPYPNKAVCISNILINDRLVLRKGNDYLVRVRRLDHVSESLLSETGMVIHEEGQWDPGYQTFTFNFNAKKQTIEEILNGANSVLATVSELIKLKFGIESSCQRCFGSDAESYSSTGQFDEYISDSLSPLVPLALCDNHIFDITYKKVVSNSINGFLEIVFENMVTVNKPMYNLRYPFNFSSKDIVKKLVPPKLRSDKNAMLQYLKQMYIDKTMSYDDNNPYEVERAKISGIIRYKIGRKEIITSTDISGILYDYHSLFEHKDEKHKLLLKVTDIKISPDITSFIDIYKTIIVSINSFYSMAQDTDTIPKLPDLLFNDLTRIVVTVNGFIENGFDALPIAYNEGFLLKEALPLDLTWLNQCDITADKINVTFGIDETISFGAITLSADEASNLVMVMALGGKSIELSKFEIDTVELMISNQCFLAKHENELLVIVMSSSVMRTFEAISARALALSRTNEWELGHSRECYYNTFDVQDELYKSRSFNDALENLMSHLQCKDKSLMFSRIAEWLRLFNPEDQKVLVEVIAAHRCISDEDITKFLRFLDDNASTPGVVIGSLKTSADFGGLYRLLADAAYPHARKLQLDSWPSRLIDRSLSIEELVVLNDVFISGNQVISALEKYYFLNHDPILAQDKNYHMIPGDNSLAFIEVVKNLKRITFFAAVCTETAQNEIKQFVEKWYKQEVGVIPEIIVDAALIIDIKSVQLDNNPNILTKYQGRFREMITKEKMSAIFEFNDDIPLKFYNDHKIPDTKNLLIRIKSVPKRVFKIFVLQPKDKSVKPLFNCIFEP, encoded by the coding sequence ATGAGTATTGATCAGCTCGCACATCAGTTGCATGATGTTTTTGCAGCTTCCAAAAAAGCGTATGCAGTTCAGGATAACGACGGTTACAAGACGAAATACGCAAGGCTAAGCCCTTACACAATAAGAAGAATGCTTCAAAATAAGCTAAGCATTATGACATACCAAATGGTCAATATGAGCGATGTTAAATGGCTTTGCTTAGATTTTGATATGCCAAATCAAGTTATAGGTGAAGGGGCTGAACCTAAAAAAGACCTTCTTAAAGATTTGCTGCAAGTAGTTAAGGGTGCGTGTGTACAGTTAGATGCTCTGTCTATCTCTTATCTTGTAGAATTTTCAGGCAACCGAGGTTTTCATATTTGGATCATCTTGGATAGATATATTTCTAAGGCTTTTGGATATGAAATTAACACAAAGATAATGGAACTTATTGACATTACAGAACCTTTCTCGGTTGATCTTTTTCCTACAACTGCAAAGATCTCAAAAGAAGGTATTGGAAAAGGAGTAAAGTTGCCTTGTTCATGTCATGTCAAATCAGGCTGTTATTCTTTTCTTATTAGTAATGTCTACGAAGCTGACACGATAAATATTTATAAAAATGAACTTAATAATACTTTTATTGATTCTCAGATCAGCATTTTAAATGATTTGAAACGGCAAAATCCAAAAGAAATAATGAATGCACTTGGTTTGTCTGAACAATTAGTAGATAGGCGGAGTTATGATAAGTTTATAAAAACCTCGAGCATCACAGTGACCGGTGATGATGAGGTGTCTATTGATAGCGTATTGAACGACTTGTCAGGCTGTTCATTCCTAAAGGCAATATTGAAAAACTACAGACTAGGATTAACAGAGAAAGAACGAGTCATAATTGTTGGCCTGTTATCTAAAATTCAGAGTGATAACGACCCCTTCTTCGGGAACAAGTTGCTTGAGGAATTATTCTCGAGAATGCCAAACTACAGGCCTGAACTGACACGGAAGAAATTAGAGTGCCTCAAGTTGCAGCCAGTAACATGTGAATATCTAAGACATTTTCGATCTGATGAAAAATGCAGTTGCTTAGATGGTACAAAGAAATCCCCTATAGAGCACATACGTGGTGTGGCAATTGCTGATAACGATCCATTTGCATATGAACCTATGGAAACAGAAAAAGTTATTACTGCAGCCTCAAAATACACATATCAAAATGATGAAGTTGCAATGCCCACCGTATTACTCAAGCTAGAAGATATGAAGGGCAATAATTTGGAGGCTGTGTGGCATTCGGTACTACATGAGGTAAGACCACTTAAAAAATTTTACACCTTCCGCAGGCAAGAAGAAGACAAAGTCAGAATACTTATTACTCTTACTGCCAAAGAAAAGGTTCTAACAAAGTTGGCAATCAAAGCATTACATGCTTTTTATTACCCAGGTTTTTCTGACTGCAGTTATGGCTATAGATTCAATTATAGTTTGTCAAATAACAACTTGTTTTATCCGTGGCTGCAACAGTGGAATATATTTACAAAAGAAATAAAAAACATTGTAGACGATGAAAATGCTGAAAGCATGTATGTAGTAAAACTGGATATAAAAGGTTTTTACTCGAATATTGACAGAGAAATGCTGCGGATCAAGTTGGTAGATGGTCCGACAGACGAAATTCGAGTTGCGTTTAAAAGCCTTGGTGAGACTGAAATCGATAAAATTAAGGTGCTTGCATCATGGTTTATAAGCATTTGCGACGCTACCGTAGAGGGGAAAAAAGGTGTTCCGCAGGGGCCTGCGTTTGCAAGATATTTAGCAGAGCTGTACTTGATGGACTTTGACCGTTTTATAGAACGAATGGTATCAGGATCTCTAGGGAGGTACTTCAGATATGTCGATGACGTCTTTGTATTTGTCGATACTGAGGCCGAAGCAGCCTCAATATTAGCTTATGCCACTAATTTTCTAAAATCCTTGGGATTGCATCTCAGTCATGGTAAGTGCTTTGTAGGGACGATAGCTCAATACAAACCGGAGATTAGTAGATATTTTTCAAGGGCTAAGTATGTAGTCGATCATGCAAAGCTTCAGACTGATCACTCCGGCAAAATCACGAATGCGATAACTACATTGTTCTCTTTGTTACGTAATGATGGGGATGGTGGACAGATAAACGAGTCAAACCTCCCTTTTTTTCTGACTCACCTTTCACAGCATCGCTTGGTGCATGAGCGGTTAGTAAAATTAGAAGAATACGTCTTGCGAATGAATCGTGGACGAGGCTCGCTGTTTCGCAACTTTTTCAAAAGGTACATTGAGACAACTACGAATAGTCTTCGACATGTAGATGATCTACAAGCGTTGACCGGTGGTCTAAAACGTGAAGTGTTTATTAGCTCGATTTTATCTAAAATCATCTCTGGTGGTGATGTTAGCGCATACAAGAATGAACTTAGAGGTGTTTTAACAAAGTATGCAATGAGCCAGGATTTGACAGTTGTAGAAAAGGAGCTTCTAGGAGTCATAATGTTGCACGATCAGGATATTTGCGATGTCGAGTTTCTTTCCAAGATAAGCCCCACACTACTTTCTGAAATAATGCAAGTACCTATCGCTAAGAATATACCGCCTGCTGTAGTGCCTTACATAGCAGCAAGAATAGTGGGTCTTGAGGCTACTGATTTTCTTCGTAGTGCGTATTCTATGGTACGTACTACGAAGTTGGAAAATGTAGTCGCGTATCGGGAGCTAGGTGCTACATTTTTGAAAAAGTTTATAAACGACATGGGCGCTAATCAACCTACTGATTACAAGTTTGAATTCATACAGTCAGTTGATGACGCTCAAAAATTCCATCATCTGCTTGCTTTTTTTACGGTCATTGTTGAAGACGTTGAGGTAACTTTCGAGGCCATTATAAACGTATGGCACGCTTTCATGTACTTTCTTAATAATAGACAACTTGATTATGGAAAGAAGCTAGATCAAGATTCTTGGTTGGTCGAGTGGGATAAAATTGAACTTTTACCAGGAAAGGTGACTTCACTCTTAACCCTGAGCCTTACAGATGGATTTGTTAAGGGGTACAATTGTGAACTAAGGTTATATGAAGCTTTTTACAAAAATATAGTAATTCTCATGGTTGTTAATGAACCATCAAATGGCATAAGTATCATGGAGGGTATATCTTCGCCATTAGCCGAAGTGCTTGAAAGGGATAAACGCCTTTACCTAAAATGGATAATTGAAGGTGGCAAGACTGTGCAACCTTACCCGAATAAAGCTGTATGCATTTCTAATATACTCATCAATGATCGTCTTGTTCTCCGTAAAGGGAATGACTATCTTGTGCGGGTAAGAAGGCTTGATCATGTGTCAGAATCTCTCTTGTCAGAAACAGGCATGGTGATACATGAAGAGGGCCAATGGGATCCCGGTTATCAAACTTTTACCTTTAACTTTAATGCAAAGAAGCAAACTATTGAAGAAATACTAAATGGGGCAAATTCTGTTCTTGCCACAGTCAGTGAGCTTATAAAGTTAAAATTTGGCATTGAATCGTCCTGCCAAAGATGTTTCGGAAGTGACGCAGAGAGCTATTCAAGTACCGGTCAATTTGACGAGTACATTAGTGACAGTCTAAGTCCACTAGTACCGCTAGCATTATGCGATAATCATATATTTGATATTACATATAAAAAGGTAGTGTCAAATTCAATTAATGGATTTTTAGAAATTGTATTTGAGAATATGGTGACTGTGAATAAACCTATGTATAATCTCAGATATCCATTTAATTTCTCATCAAAAGATATTGTAAAAAAGTTAGTCCCTCCAAAATTAAGAAGTGACAAAAACGCAATGTTGCAATACTTGAAACAAATGTACATTGATAAAACTATGAGTTATGACGACAATAATCCTTATGAAGTCGAACGAGCCAAAATATCTGGAATTATCAGATATAAAATAGGACGTAAAGAAATTATCACTAGTACAGATATCTCAGGAATACTCTATGATTATCATTCGCTATTTGAACATAAAGATGAAAAGCATAAGTTGCTACTTAAAGTAACTGATATAAAAATATCACCAGACATAACTTCATTTATTGATATTTACAAAACCATTATAGTCTCAATTAATTCATTTTATTCAATGGCTCAAGATACAGATACAATACCAAAGTTACCCGATCTTTTATTCAATGATTTAACCAGAATAGTAGTGACAGTAAATGGATTCATCGAAAATGGATTTGATGCTTTACCGATAGCTTACAATGAAGGGTTTCTCCTCAAAGAAGCACTTCCTTTGGATCTGACTTGGCTGAACCAGTGCGATATTACTGCAGATAAAATCAATGTCACATTTGGCATTGATGAAACCATTTCATTCGGGGCGATAACGCTGTCAGCTGATGAAGCAAGTAATTTGGTCATGGTGATGGCGCTCGGTGGCAAATCGATTGAGTTGTCTAAATTCGAGATTGACACTGTTGAATTGATGATTAGTAACCAGTGCTTTTTGGCCAAACACGAGAATGAGTTACTTGTAATAGTCATGAGTTCAAGTGTTATGAGAACCTTTGAAGCCATATCGGCGCGGGCCTTAGCACTCAGTAGGACGAATGAATGGGAGTTGGGTCATAGCAGGGAATGTTATTATAATACTTTTGATGTTCAAGATGAATTATACAAATCTCGTTCTTTTAATGATGCTTTAGAAAATCTTATGTCCCACTTACAGTGTAAAGATAAAAGCCTTATGTTTTCACGAATTGCTGAATGGCTTCGGTTATTTAATCCAGAAGATCAGAAAGTCTTAGTAGAAGTTATCGCTGCACATCGATGCATCTCAGATGAAGACATCACAAAGTTCCTTCGTTTTTTGGACGACAACGCGAGTACTCCAGGTGTTGTTATTGGCTCACTTAAGACTTCCGCTGACTTTGGAGGTTTATACCGGTTGCTTGCTGATGCGGCATATCCGCACGCAAGGAAGCTCCAACTAGATAGTTGGCCATCTCGCTTGATTGATCGAAGTTTATCAATAGAGGAACTGGTTGTATTAAATGATGTGTTTATATCAGGAAACCAAGTTATATCTGCCCTAGAAAAATACTACTTCTTAAATCATGACCCGATACTTGCTCAAGATAAAAATTATCATATGATTCCCGGTGATAACTCCTTAGCATTTATTGAAGTTGTTAAGAACCTGAAAAGAATCACTTTCTTTGCCGCTGTGTGCACTGAAACAGCACAGAATGAGATCAAGCAGTTTGTAGAGAAATGGTATAAACAAGAAGTAGGGGTAATTCCAGAAATCATAGTTGATGCTGCATTGATAATAGATATTAAATCAGTACAATTAGATAACAATCCCAATATATTAACTAAGTATCAAGGTAGATTTAGAGAGATGATCACAAAGGAAAAGATGTCTGCTATATTTGAGTTTAACGATGACATTCCTCTTAAATTCTATAATGATCACAAAATACCAGACACTAAAAATCTTCTGATAAGAATAAAATCTGTCCCCAAAAGAGTGTTTAAAATTTTTGTACTTCAACCTAAAGACAAAAGTGTAAAGCCTCTTTTTAACTGTATATTTGAACCATAG
- a CDS encoding HNH endonuclease — MTSLTISINLFSSLSRAPGAVWTEATRRKAPHKPLLLLAVLDLVHRGVITSPFIAVTADLVELNELFNLYWRRVVPLGQTSSIAFPFSRLHREPFWELVPQSGKTITPAVINNTSSVSYLRKYALGAKLDDGLFRVMQSVEGREVLREALLLSCFSEELAAQLREQSIINREAFDYSRVLEEQAHLPLVKEIVEEYNYRLVARDQGFRRIVVTTYDHRCALCGVRIVTPEGHTAVDAAHIVPWSKSRNDDIRNGMALCKLCHWAFDEGMLGVSDDYNVITSRQISTNPNAPGFLSTLSGRGIIPPGDRELWPSRQYLAQHRREWRL, encoded by the coding sequence ATGACCTCACTTACCATCTCCATCAACCTCTTCTCCTCCCTCTCCCGCGCCCCCGGCGCGGTCTGGACCGAGGCCACCAGGCGCAAGGCGCCGCACAAGCCGTTGCTCCTCCTGGCAGTGCTGGACCTGGTGCATCGTGGCGTCATCACCTCGCCGTTCATCGCCGTCACCGCCGACCTGGTGGAACTGAACGAGCTGTTCAACCTCTACTGGCGACGGGTCGTGCCGCTGGGCCAGACCAGTAGCATCGCCTTTCCCTTCTCCCGCCTCCACCGCGAACCGTTCTGGGAACTGGTCCCGCAAAGCGGCAAAACCATCACCCCGGCCGTCATCAACAACACCTCCTCGGTCAGCTACCTGCGCAAATACGCCCTGGGAGCAAAGCTGGACGACGGGCTGTTCCGGGTCATGCAGAGTGTGGAAGGGCGGGAGGTGCTGCGGGAAGCGTTGCTGCTCTCCTGCTTCTCGGAGGAGTTGGCGGCGCAGTTGCGGGAGCAGTCGATCATCAACCGCGAGGCATTCGACTACAGCCGGGTTCTGGAGGAACAGGCCCACCTGCCGCTGGTGAAGGAGATCGTGGAGGAGTACAACTACCGTCTGGTGGCCCGTGACCAGGGCTTCCGTCGCATCGTGGTGACAACCTACGATCACCGCTGCGCCCTGTGCGGGGTGCGCATCGTCACCCCCGAAGGGCATACGGCGGTTGACGCCGCCCATATCGTCCCCTGGAGCAAAAGCAGAAACGACGACATCCGCAACGGCATGGCCCTGTGCAAGCTCTGCCACTGGGCTTTCGATGAAGGAATGTTGGGGGTATCCGACGACTACAACGTAATTACCTCCCGCCAGATCTCCACCAATCCCAACGCCCCAGGTTTTCTCTCAACCCTCTCCGGCCGCGGCATCATCCCGCCCGGGGACCGGGAACTCTGGCCCTCAAGACAGTACCTCGCCCAGCACCGCCGGGAGTGGCGGCTGTAG
- a CDS encoding nuclease-related domain-containing protein produces the protein MLIKQKDGRQEDVRELNRLLTLNITAKQRFAIERELKCLASGDRNEQNSAYYLDFSYKDSQHWAVIHDLRIEHRGRVAQIDHLIINRFLDVYVLESKNYYYGVKITDEGEFLVWDGKGYQAIESPYEQNQRHILALQQAVADRNLAPKRLGFAIPLNFRNVILVAPTSKLIKPPSATFDLSAVIKADAFVSVAAKNVEKKSIIEAPKIIGSDTLREFAEKLARLHRPGSIDYAAKFGIKEVSMAQAVTVAPVVAMPEAPPYAPVPAMVEKKAAKPLCKACRSENLAIVYGKFGYYFKCGECSGNTPIRIGCGKDGHSERIRKEGNNFYRECSECGTSSLYHTNP, from the coding sequence ATGCTGATCAAACAGAAGGACGGTCGTCAGGAGGACGTCCGGGAACTCAACCGTCTGCTCACCTTGAACATTACGGCCAAGCAGCGTTTCGCCATCGAACGGGAACTGAAGTGTCTGGCCTCCGGCGACAGAAATGAGCAGAATTCCGCCTATTACCTGGATTTCAGCTACAAAGACTCGCAACACTGGGCAGTGATTCACGACCTTCGCATTGAGCACAGGGGTAGGGTGGCGCAGATTGACCACCTGATCATCAACCGTTTTCTGGATGTGTACGTCCTAGAGTCCAAGAACTACTACTATGGCGTGAAGATTACTGACGAGGGGGAATTTCTCGTCTGGGACGGTAAGGGGTATCAAGCCATAGAATCACCGTACGAGCAGAATCAGCGGCATATACTGGCGTTGCAGCAGGCGGTTGCCGATAGAAATCTTGCGCCAAAACGGCTTGGCTTTGCCATACCGCTCAACTTCCGTAACGTTATACTGGTTGCTCCAACCTCAAAACTCATAAAACCGCCATCGGCCACGTTCGATCTCTCTGCGGTGATCAAGGCGGATGCCTTCGTTTCCGTGGCAGCAAAAAACGTGGAGAAAAAATCCATCATCGAAGCGCCAAAGATCATTGGGAGCGATACCCTGCGCGAGTTCGCCGAGAAGCTGGCGCGTCTCCATCGCCCCGGCTCAATCGATTATGCTGCCAAGTTCGGTATTAAAGAGGTAAGCATGGCGCAAGCCGTTACCGTGGCTCCGGTGGTTGCCATGCCGGAGGCCCCACCCTATGCGCCGGTTCCCGCAATGGTGGAAAAGAAGGCTGCCAAGCCCCTTTGCAAAGCATGCCGGAGCGAGAACCTTGCCATTGTCTACGGCAAATTCGGCTACTACTTCAAATGCGGAGAGTGCAGCGGGAATACTCCCATACGAATCGGCTGCGGCAAGGATGGTCACAGCGAGCGGATACGCAAGGAGGGGAACAACTTCTACCGTGAATGCTCGGAGTGCGGGACCAGTTCTCTCTATCACACGAACCCATAA
- a CDS encoding HIT family protein: MAPCPFCNIDHSRIMIANDHALAIMDGFPLSPGHALVIPRRHIASLFEATKDEREALLDLLEQTRTELIGQYNPDGFNIGINDGAYAGQTVMHLHIHLIPRYKGDQQDPRGGVRWIFPNKAVYWK, translated from the coding sequence ATGGCGCCTTGTCCCTTCTGTAATATTGACCATTCCCGTATCATGATAGCCAACGACCATGCCTTGGCCATTATGGACGGCTTTCCTCTGTCGCCCGGCCATGCTCTTGTCATACCCAGGCGACATATTGCATCGCTGTTTGAGGCGACTAAGGATGAGCGAGAGGCATTACTTGATCTGTTGGAACAGACAAGAACGGAGCTGATTGGACAGTACAACCCCGATGGCTTCAACATCGGTATCAACGATGGCGCATATGCCGGACAGACCGTTATGCACCTGCACATTCACCTGATTCCCCGTTACAAAGGAGATCAACAGGACCCACGTGGTGGTGTGCGCTGGATTTTTCCTAACAAGGCGGTGTATTGGAAATAG
- a CDS encoding HNH endonuclease, protein MEIAMSIPSAEEQLKFITNIQRILDEGSFVATYKFALLMSLADYAIKSGNDSADHCQLTTHDIAESFVEYYWRQAIPYAHHKGTVRVLKQGTGLQPVVISRIIELHQQFQGSLAAVRKNHRVWRTLLSKVASTIGQMPLWKLQMVGRTFIPFLYDQHGSGNLINLKHGVVFCFRRFYDLIRNLVQSTWIRHVRMLNVEIIGESDLAEFLFGSERSVLPGLRAMLRDIQANECFYCNTQLREGGDIDHFVPWSRYPLDLGHNFVLAHATCNRSKRAFLAAPCHLENWCKRNQLHGNILRQEFDTLRINHNLEATEKIVVWLYSQAEVSGASLWLRKDDVTPIDLSWRNILVV, encoded by the coding sequence TTGGAAATAGCTATGTCAATACCATCAGCTGAAGAACAACTCAAGTTCATCACAAATATCCAGCGAATTCTCGATGAAGGATCATTTGTGGCGACATACAAATTTGCCTTACTCATGTCCCTTGCTGACTATGCCATTAAGTCTGGCAATGACTCTGCTGACCACTGCCAACTGACAACTCATGATATTGCAGAGAGTTTTGTTGAATATTATTGGAGGCAGGCGATCCCATATGCACATCATAAAGGAACTGTTCGAGTTTTGAAACAGGGGACAGGGTTGCAGCCCGTTGTGATCAGCCGAATAATTGAACTTCATCAGCAATTTCAAGGATCATTGGCTGCTGTTCGAAAAAACCACAGGGTTTGGCGGACGTTATTAAGCAAAGTTGCCTCCACCATTGGGCAGATGCCATTGTGGAAACTTCAGATGGTTGGCCGAACGTTTATACCTTTTTTGTATGATCAGCATGGTTCTGGGAATTTAATAAATCTAAAGCACGGTGTAGTTTTTTGTTTCAGAAGGTTTTACGACCTGATTCGCAACCTTGTACAGTCTACCTGGATTCGCCACGTTAGGATGCTAAATGTTGAGATTATTGGAGAATCGGATCTTGCAGAATTTCTCTTTGGTTCAGAACGATCTGTATTGCCCGGCCTGCGGGCTATGCTCAGAGATATTCAAGCGAATGAGTGTTTTTACTGCAATACGCAACTTCGCGAAGGGGGGGATATCGACCATTTTGTTCCTTGGTCTCGCTATCCGCTCGATCTCGGCCATAACTTTGTATTGGCCCATGCAACATGCAACCGGAGTAAACGGGCTTTTTTAGCTGCCCCTTGTCATCTGGAGAATTGGTGCAAAAGGAATCAACTTCACGGAAATATCCTCAGGCAAGAGTTCGATACACTTAGAATCAATCACAACCTTGAAGCAACTGAGAAGATTGTTGTTTGGCTGTATTCTCAGGCGGAAGTA